Proteins from one Streptosporangium becharense genomic window:
- a CDS encoding ABC transporter ATP-binding protein, whose product MIELDRVGRSFTVGRRRTAKTVHAVRDLSFTVHAGEFVGYLGPNGAGKSTTIKMITGILAPTSGNLRVAGLDPTHRRVELARRIGVVFGQRTTLWWDLPLRDSFELVRHLYKVDQKDFRRRLAELTDLLGLSDFLTTPVRQLSLGQRMRGDVTAALLHDPAVLVLDEPTIGLDVVSKAAMRDFLRRLNAEHGTTVLLTTHDLGDIEKLCRRVMLIDHGSLAFDGTLDELRATAPEEDSIEDVVARLYTGVQPLPAEG is encoded by the coding sequence ATGATCGAACTCGACCGGGTCGGCCGCTCCTTCACCGTGGGCCGTCGCAGGACCGCGAAGACCGTGCACGCCGTACGGGACTTGTCGTTCACCGTGCACGCCGGGGAGTTCGTCGGCTACCTGGGCCCCAACGGCGCGGGCAAGTCGACCACCATCAAGATGATCACCGGCATCCTGGCGCCGACCTCGGGAAACCTGCGGGTGGCCGGGCTCGACCCGACACACCGCCGCGTGGAGTTGGCCCGCAGGATCGGGGTGGTCTTCGGCCAGCGCACCACCCTGTGGTGGGATCTCCCGCTGCGGGACAGTTTCGAACTGGTCCGACACCTGTACAAAGTAGATCAAAAGGATTTCCGGCGTCGGCTGGCCGAGCTGACAGACCTGCTCGGCCTCTCCGACTTCCTGACCACCCCGGTCCGCCAGCTCAGCCTCGGTCAGCGCATGCGGGGCGACGTCACCGCCGCCCTGCTGCACGACCCGGCCGTCCTGGTGCTGGACGAGCCGACCATCGGCCTGGACGTGGTCAGCAAGGCCGCCATGCGCGACTTCCTGCGCCGCCTCAACGCCGAGCACGGCACCACCGTCCTGCTGACCACCCACGACCTCGGCGACATCGAGAAACTCTGCCGCCGGGTCATGCTCATCGACCACGGCAGCCTCGCCTTCGACGGCACCCTCGACGAACTGCGCGCCACCGCCCCCGAGGAGGACTCCATCGAGGACGTCGTCGCCCGCCTGTACACCGGGGTCCAGCCACTGCCCGCAGAGGGGTGA
- a CDS encoding ABC transporter permease, with the protein MVRTYLLLAWTWLRASAQYRAQFAMMILGSLAVNVLDVTAILLIFQHTETLAGFGLAEVMFLYGTTELAFAVSDMLFGNVTRLSEQIRTGGFDTMLIRPAGAFVQMAVDRFGVQRLGRVTQAIVVLAIALPQLDVPWSRAWMIPLMILCGIVIFTSIFTLGGALQFLLTDAPEVANAFTYGGSALTQYPLSVYGAELVRGVTFVVPLAFVNWQPALFVLDREDPFGLPHWLRFASPLAAVAIAAVAALAWRTGVRRYRSTGS; encoded by the coding sequence GTGGTGAGGACCTACCTGCTGCTGGCCTGGACGTGGCTGCGGGCGTCCGCGCAGTACCGCGCGCAGTTCGCCATGATGATCCTGGGCTCCCTCGCGGTGAACGTCCTGGACGTGACGGCGATCCTGCTGATCTTCCAGCACACCGAGACGCTCGCCGGGTTCGGGCTGGCCGAGGTGATGTTCCTGTACGGCACCACGGAACTGGCCTTCGCCGTCTCCGACATGCTCTTCGGCAACGTCACGCGGCTCAGTGAGCAGATCAGGACCGGCGGGTTCGACACCATGCTGATCCGCCCGGCCGGCGCGTTCGTCCAGATGGCCGTCGACCGCTTCGGCGTGCAACGTCTGGGCCGCGTCACCCAGGCGATCGTGGTACTCGCCATCGCCCTGCCCCAGCTCGACGTCCCCTGGAGCAGGGCCTGGATGATCCCGTTGATGATCCTGTGCGGGATCGTCATCTTCACCTCGATCTTCACCCTCGGCGGTGCCCTGCAGTTCCTGCTCACCGACGCCCCCGAGGTGGCCAACGCCTTCACCTACGGTGGCAGCGCTCTGACGCAGTACCCGCTGAGCGTCTACGGTGCCGAACTCGTCCGAGGCGTGACCTTCGTGGTGCCGCTGGCGTTCGTGAACTGGCAGCCCGCGCTGTTCGTCCTGGATCGCGAGGACCCTTTCGGCCTGCCCCACTGGCTCAGGTTCGCCTCACCTCTGGCTGCGGTCGCCATCGCCGCCGTCGCCGCCCTCGCCTGGCGGACGGGTGTCCGCCGCTACCGCTCGACGGGGAGCTGA
- a CDS encoding ABC transporter permease, producing the protein MRIARYGFRRHSSYRAAALAGAFTNTVFGILRAYILIALWQARPGLAGYDVVDAVTFCFLSQACIGPMQVFGTMELSGRVRSGDVAVDLVRPASLQMWSLADDLGRAAYLFLLRSLPPMALGAALFGIVTPPTPAAWLFFAASFVLAVVVSFGWRYLVALSACWVIDDRGVQALSLILTLFFSGITLPLNLFPGWFGVLADALPWSAMVQVPADVYLGKRDGLEALGFQAAWAAALLLLGALATRAARRKVVIQGG; encoded by the coding sequence CTGCGTATCGCCCGGTACGGCTTCCGCCGGCATTCCTCCTACCGTGCCGCCGCCCTCGCCGGAGCGTTCACCAACACCGTCTTCGGGATCCTGCGCGCCTACATCCTGATCGCCCTCTGGCAGGCCCGCCCCGGCCTCGCCGGATACGACGTCGTCGACGCCGTGACCTTCTGCTTCCTCAGTCAGGCGTGCATCGGTCCCATGCAGGTCTTCGGCACCATGGAGCTGTCCGGCCGCGTCCGCAGCGGCGACGTCGCCGTCGACCTGGTCCGCCCGGCGTCCCTGCAGATGTGGAGCCTGGCCGACGACCTTGGCCGGGCCGCCTACCTCTTCCTGCTGCGCAGCCTGCCGCCGATGGCCCTCGGCGCCGCGCTGTTCGGCATCGTCACCCCGCCGACCCCCGCGGCCTGGCTGTTCTTCGCGGCCAGTTTCGTCCTCGCGGTGGTCGTCAGCTTCGGCTGGCGCTATCTGGTGGCGCTGTCGGCCTGCTGGGTGATCGACGACCGGGGCGTGCAGGCCCTCTCCCTGATCCTGACACTCTTCTTCAGCGGCATCACCCTGCCGCTGAACCTCTTCCCCGGCTGGTTCGGCGTCCTGGCCGACGCCCTGCCCTGGTCCGCGATGGTCCAGGTGCCCGCCGACGTCTACCTCGGCAAGCGCGACGGCCTCGAAGCGCTCGGCTTCCAAGCGGCCTGGGCGGCGGCGCTGCTGCTGCTGGGTGCGCTGGCCACCCGCGCCGCCCGCCGGAAGGTCGTGATCCAGGGTGGCTGA
- a CDS encoding alpha/beta hydrolase, translating to MHDELDIDVCPAYPFSWQAAALSMIMHSTFKPISGLLLRTGAGIAAASRIATLAARVPLPLPVHVTVTPDGDGPCPSEWVRAGEDLDEDKVLLYFHGGAYFACSPATHRPITWRLSAAAGRPVLAVDYRQGPVHTLAESLHDAIAAYEGLLECGYDPADIIVAGDSAGGHLTLATLLALRDRGVPLPAAAVCLSPWADLTGTPRRVNRLLDPMIPAGRVDWLARRWTAGLDPHDPLISPVLGDYTGLPPLMVVTGSTEVLRDEGRRVAEQARSAGVPVTYEEWPRMPHVFAILADVVPEARRVYPHIARFLAAAQNLPVREVPAHGTSAAAAGQEAGLARPGSAAA from the coding sequence ATGCACGACGAGCTCGACATCGACGTCTGTCCCGCCTACCCCTTCAGCTGGCAGGCGGCGGCCCTCAGCATGATCATGCACAGCACCTTCAAACCGATCTCCGGCCTGCTGCTCCGGACCGGTGCCGGGATCGCCGCGGCCTCCCGGATCGCCACACTGGCCGCGCGGGTCCCGCTTCCCCTGCCCGTCCACGTGACCGTGACGCCGGACGGTGACGGACCCTGCCCCAGTGAGTGGGTCCGCGCGGGGGAGGACCTCGACGAGGACAAGGTGCTGCTGTACTTCCACGGCGGCGCCTACTTCGCCTGCTCCCCGGCGACCCACCGGCCGATCACCTGGCGGCTGTCCGCCGCGGCCGGGCGGCCGGTGCTGGCCGTCGACTACCGTCAGGGCCCGGTGCACACGCTGGCCGAGTCGCTGCACGACGCGATCGCCGCCTACGAGGGCCTGTTGGAATGCGGCTACGACCCGGCCGACATCATCGTCGCCGGCGACTCCGCGGGCGGGCATCTCACCCTGGCGACTCTCCTGGCGCTCCGCGACCGCGGTGTGCCGCTGCCCGCCGCCGCGGTGTGCCTGTCGCCGTGGGCCGACCTCACCGGCACGCCTCGCCGGGTCAACCGCCTGCTGGACCCGATGATCCCGGCCGGTCGCGTCGACTGGCTCGCCCGCCGCTGGACGGCCGGGCTCGACCCCCACGACCCGCTGATCTCGCCGGTGCTCGGCGACTACACCGGCCTGCCGCCGCTGATGGTCGTCACCGGCTCCACCGAGGTCCTCCGGGACGAGGGCCGCCGGGTCGCCGAGCAGGCACGGTCCGCCGGGGTGCCGGTCACGTATGAGGAGTGGCCCCGGATGCCGCACGTCTTCGCGATCCTGGCGGACGTCGTCCCCGAGGCCCGCCGGGTCTACCCGCACATCGCCCGGTTCCTGGCCGCGGCGCAGAACCTGCCGGTCCGTGAGGTGCCGGCCCACGGGACGTCCGCCGCGGCGGCCGGGCAGGAAGCGGGTCTCGCGCGGCCGGGCTCCGCGGCGGCCTGA